A section of the Chryseobacterium ginsenosidimutans genome encodes:
- a CDS encoding chorismate mutase, with product MNLKDLKNDWINEFSQPMMIAGPCSAESETQMLETAKRIRETHANVPIFRAGIWKPRTKPNGFEGVGVIGLNWLKKVKEEYGFKTATEVANAHHVFAALEADVDILWIGARSTVNPFTVQEIAMALKGTNKTVLVKNPVNPDLALWIGALERLLGQGITNLGVIHRGFSTYQKTKYRNNPNWQIALDFKSQFPNIPMLIDPSHICGNRTGLADITQEALNVGYQGAIIETHCNPDEAWSDAAQQITPEVLAELIGNLKVRNADLAGFEGEMGRHRTLISDLDFQLIELLSQRMKISEKIGKLKKENDIAIFQPERWKVITEYATQKASETGMSQEFIEKVFKTIHEESIEVQNSIMINR from the coding sequence ATGAATTTAAAAGATTTAAAAAATGACTGGATCAATGAGTTTTCACAACCCATGATGATTGCAGGACCATGTAGTGCGGAAAGTGAAACTCAGATGTTGGAGACGGCAAAAAGAATCAGAGAAACCCATGCAAATGTTCCTATTTTCCGTGCAGGAATCTGGAAACCGCGTACCAAACCAAACGGATTTGAAGGAGTAGGAGTAATTGGGTTGAATTGGTTGAAAAAAGTAAAAGAAGAATACGGTTTCAAAACTGCGACTGAAGTGGCCAATGCTCACCACGTTTTTGCAGCTTTAGAAGCAGATGTCGATATCCTTTGGATTGGAGCGCGTTCTACAGTGAATCCTTTTACAGTTCAGGAAATTGCAATGGCTTTAAAGGGAACTAATAAAACGGTTCTGGTTAAAAATCCTGTAAATCCAGATTTAGCTTTATGGATAGGCGCATTGGAAAGACTTTTAGGTCAGGGAATTACAAATTTAGGTGTGATTCACAGAGGTTTTTCTACATACCAAAAAACGAAATACAGAAATAATCCAAACTGGCAGATTGCTTTGGATTTTAAAAGTCAGTTCCCAAATATCCCAATGTTGATCGATCCTTCACACATTTGCGGAAACAGAACAGGTTTAGCAGATATTACTCAGGAAGCATTAAATGTTGGTTACCAAGGTGCTATCATCGAAACACATTGTAATCCTGATGAAGCGTGGAGTGATGCGGCTCAACAGATTACACCGGAAGTTTTAGCGGAATTAATTGGTAATTTAAAAGTAAGAAATGCCGATTTAGCAGGATTTGAAGGAGAAATGGGAAGACACAGAACATTGATTTCCGATCTTGATTTCCAGTTGATCGAATTGCTTTCTCAAAGAATGAAAATTTCTGAAAAAATAGGTAAGCTTAAAAAGGAAAATGATATCGCAATTTTCCAGCCGGAACGTTGGAAGGTTATTACAGAATATGCAACTCAAAAAGCATCAGAAACAGGAATGTCACAGGAATTTATTGAGAAAGTTTTCAAAACTATTCACGAAGAATCTATTGAAGTTCAGAATAGTATTATGATTAACAGGTAA
- the dnaX gene encoding DNA polymerase III subunit gamma/tau — protein MENFIVSARKYRPQQFDTVVGQSHITDTLEHAIEENQLAQALLFCGPRGVGKTTCARILARKINEKDGSVSEDGFAYNIYELDAASNNSVDDIRELIDQVRFAPQVGKYKVYIIDEVHMLSSAAFNAFLKTLEEPPAHAIFILATTEKHKIIPTILSRCQIYDFKRIVIEDIQAHLRTIAQKENIQYEDDALYLIAQKADGALRDALSIFDRLSTFSQKNITLAKAAEVLNILDYDQYLKVVDFAKENKIPEVLFAFNEIVKKGFDPHIFIAGLGNHFRDLMMAQNASTIELIEVGEQTRNKFVQQAQNWNAQQLIDAIEICNHADINYKNSKNPRLTVEIALMQLASLANGSDVTKKKSS, from the coding sequence ATGGAAAATTTTATCGTATCTGCACGAAAGTATCGTCCACAACAATTTGATACTGTTGTCGGGCAATCTCATATTACGGATACTTTAGAACATGCGATTGAAGAAAATCAGCTAGCCCAGGCTTTATTGTTCTGCGGACCGAGAGGTGTCGGAAAAACCACATGTGCCAGAATTTTGGCCAGAAAGATTAATGAAAAAGATGGTTCAGTTTCAGAAGACGGTTTCGCTTACAATATCTATGAACTGGATGCTGCTTCAAACAATTCCGTAGACGATATCAGGGAATTGATTGATCAGGTTCGCTTTGCTCCTCAGGTTGGTAAATACAAAGTATATATCATCGATGAGGTTCATATGCTGTCTTCTGCAGCCTTCAATGCCTTTCTTAAAACACTCGAAGAACCACCAGCTCACGCCATTTTCATTTTGGCAACAACCGAAAAACATAAAATTATCCCTACAATTTTATCGCGTTGTCAGATCTATGATTTCAAAAGAATTGTTATTGAAGATATTCAGGCTCATCTTAGAACAATTGCTCAGAAAGAGAATATTCAGTATGAAGATGATGCTTTATATTTAATTGCTCAGAAAGCAGACGGTGCACTAAGAGATGCTTTGTCTATTTTCGATAGGCTTTCCACGTTTTCCCAAAAGAATATTACGTTGGCAAAAGCTGCAGAGGTATTGAATATTTTGGATTATGATCAATATCTGAAAGTAGTAGATTTCGCTAAAGAAAACAAAATTCCGGAAGTACTTTTTGCATTTAATGAAATTGTAAAAAAAGGTTTCGATCCGCATATTTTCATTGCAGGATTAGGAAATCATTTTAGAGATTTAATGATGGCTCAAAATGCTTCAACAATAGAACTAATTGAAGTTGGAGAGCAGACGAGAAACAAATTTGTGCAACAGGCTCAGAACTGGAATGCACAGCAGTTAATTGATGCGATTGAAATCTGTAATCATGCAGATATCAATTATAAGAATTCTAAGAACCCTAGATTGACGGTAGAAATTGCTTTAATGCAATTGGCTTCTCTGGCTAATGGTTCAGATGTTACTAAAAAAAAAAGTTCTTAA
- a CDS encoding TetR/AcrR family transcriptional regulator, translating to MPRKVVQGPIRDKEKTKLKLLGAVGKILRTKGYSGLKVSKIAAVAGFDKKLIYEYFGSTEKLIDEYIRSQDYWSKMSQDSLDVDFSDGGKELSKVAILNQFEHIKKNKELQKIILWGLSESKPILKKVADEREEMGELLFTNIVDPHFKDKSIRYRAIAALLVSGAYYLNLYTAYNASVFCGIDLKSEEGRKEIEKAITEIIDFAYEEK from the coding sequence ATGCCTAGAAAAGTTGTACAGGGCCCGATAAGGGATAAGGAAAAAACAAAACTAAAACTACTGGGAGCAGTAGGTAAAATTTTAAGAACAAAAGGCTATTCTGGACTGAAAGTAAGTAAAATAGCGGCTGTAGCAGGTTTTGATAAAAAACTGATTTATGAATATTTCGGGAGTACAGAAAAGCTTATAGACGAATATATCAGATCCCAGGATTATTGGAGCAAAATGAGTCAGGACAGCTTGGATGTCGATTTTTCTGACGGAGGTAAAGAACTTTCTAAAGTTGCCATTCTTAATCAGTTTGAGCATATTAAGAAAAATAAAGAACTGCAGAAAATTATCCTTTGGGGGCTTTCAGAAAGCAAACCTATTTTGAAAAAAGTAGCAGACGAAAGAGAAGAAATGGGAGAGTTGCTTTTTACAAACATCGTAGATCCTCATTTCAAAGATAAATCCATAAGATACCGTGCCATTGCAGCACTTCTTGTTTCAGGAGCATATTATCTTAATCTTTATACAGCATACAATGCAAGTGTATTTTGCGGTATTGATCTGAAAAGTGAAGAAGGAAGAAAAGAAATTGAAAAGGCGATTACCGAAATCATTGATTTCGCATACGAAGAAAAATAA
- a CDS encoding aminotransferase class I/II-fold pyridoxal phosphate-dependent enzyme — protein sequence MKINFSTATFKDFENIPEYDMMQRADAYYDFLEYMKTNGHHHYRLQNNTGCSSVMNVGVENITKEFVSFVTSDYLGFTQHPKVKQAAIEGVEKYGTGTAATPLIGGYYSYHNELEAKIASFFGRTQDEAVIFTTGYTANSATLQILLQKEDIAIIDMAVHASVYEGCILTNRKTFPHNNLVALEQILKTSENQYRTKLVVIDGVYSQDGDTAPIEEIYKLVKRYNGYLMIDDVHGVGILGKTGRGTIEDTGLLDKIDIITGTFSKTFGNLGGYVIANKSLTNFIRFQSRQQIFSATTPPSTTTGIIKAIELIDEEPYWRTKLWDNINYFKKGLDDLGLDTGTTRSAVIPVKIGDPHITGDVGRLLMEHGVYTNPIIYPAVARKDARIRMSVTATHEREHLDKTLNAFEDINKKLHIAKK from the coding sequence ATGAAAATTAACTTCTCAACAGCAACTTTTAAGGATTTTGAGAATATCCCAGAGTATGACATGATGCAACGTGCAGATGCCTATTATGATTTTCTGGAATATATGAAGACAAACGGACATCACCATTACAGATTACAAAATAATACAGGATGCAGCTCTGTGATGAATGTGGGCGTAGAAAATATAACGAAAGAATTCGTAAGCTTTGTTACCAGCGATTATTTGGGTTTTACCCAACACCCAAAAGTAAAACAGGCAGCAATAGAAGGTGTTGAAAAGTACGGAACCGGTACAGCGGCAACTCCGCTCATTGGTGGATATTATTCGTATCACAATGAACTGGAAGCAAAAATAGCTTCTTTTTTTGGGCGTACTCAGGATGAAGCTGTAATTTTTACCACAGGATATACTGCAAACAGTGCAACATTGCAGATTCTGCTTCAAAAGGAAGATATCGCCATTATAGATATGGCAGTACATGCAAGTGTTTATGAAGGATGTATTCTGACTAACAGAAAGACCTTTCCTCATAATAATTTAGTAGCTTTAGAGCAAATTTTAAAAACTTCGGAAAATCAGTACCGTACTAAATTAGTAGTAATTGACGGGGTATATTCGCAGGATGGAGATACTGCACCTATTGAAGAAATTTATAAATTAGTAAAAAGATACAATGGCTATTTAATGATTGATGATGTACATGGAGTCGGTATTTTAGGAAAAACGGGAAGAGGAACGATTGAAGATACCGGATTATTGGATAAAATTGATATTATTACTGGAACGTTCAGTAAAACATTCGGTAATTTAGGAGGCTATGTTATTGCTAACAAAAGCCTTACAAATTTTATAAGGTTTCAGTCCCGCCAGCAGATATTTTCAGCAACAACTCCGCCATCTACTACTACAGGAATTATTAAGGCTATAGAGTTAATAGACGAAGAACCGTATTGGCGCACAAAACTATGGGATAATATCAATTATTTCAAAAAAGGACTGGATGATTTAGGACTGGATACGGGAACTACCCGTTCTGCAGTAATACCGGTGAAGATCGGAGATCCCCATATTACGGGAGATGTAGGCAGGTTGCTTATGGAGCATGGTGTCTATACAAATCCTATTATATATCCGGCAGTAGCCAGAAAAGATGCGCGTATCAGGATGAGTGTGACGGCTACGCATGAAAGAGAACATCTTGATAAAACACTCAATGCATTTGAGGATATCAATAAAAAGTTGCATATTGCAAAAAAATAA
- a CDS encoding response regulator transcription factor, whose amino-acid sequence MEIVDTLNKTLLLKNRGQNKTCLLDVEIYKNIASTYSLIENSIAVLSDMQFNKSYIFTSKTALELGLNFKENPTTVNSIWEEEILKKIHPDDKIKKYVHELRFFKLLEASKPDERAALSVLSKMRIKDKHGMYVFVQHRMFYFYSPYNLKLRFALCLYNIAVDQPQFLSSEFLIINSIRGKILVEDKLNYNNILSQRELQVLKFVGEGFTSKEIADFLSISINTVSRHRQNILEKLKVKNSIQAFNDSFSKAN is encoded by the coding sequence ATGGAAATCGTAGATACGCTTAATAAAACCTTGCTTTTAAAGAATCGCGGACAAAATAAAACCTGTTTGCTGGATGTTGAAATATATAAGAATATTGCTTCCACTTATTCCTTGATAGAGAATTCTATAGCCGTTCTGAGTGATATGCAGTTTAATAAGAGCTATATTTTCACTTCAAAAACCGCGTTGGAATTAGGTCTGAATTTTAAGGAAAATCCGACAACAGTTAATTCAATTTGGGAAGAAGAAATTCTGAAAAAAATTCACCCGGATGATAAAATTAAAAAATATGTTCACGAATTAAGATTTTTTAAACTGTTGGAAGCCTCAAAACCCGATGAAAGGGCAGCTTTAAGTGTTTTGTCTAAAATGAGAATAAAAGATAAACACGGCATGTATGTTTTTGTTCAGCATCGGATGTTTTATTTTTACTCACCCTATAATCTCAAGCTGAGGTTTGCATTATGTCTTTATAATATTGCTGTAGATCAACCGCAGTTTTTATCTTCGGAGTTTTTAATTATCAATTCCATAAGAGGTAAAATTCTGGTTGAAGATAAACTTAATTACAACAATATACTTTCGCAAAGAGAACTGCAGGTTTTGAAATTTGTAGGTGAAGGTTTTACAAGTAAAGAAATAGCAGATTTCCTTTCGATAAGTATTAACACAGTAAGCAGGCACCGACAGAATATTCTAGAAAAGCTGAAAGTGAAAAATTCAATTCAAGCTTTTAATGATAGCTTTTCAAAGGCTAATTAA
- a CDS encoding DUF1349 domain-containing protein: protein MKRIFLSFCALFIINKSFAQTLEKMTWFNEPEKWEIKNNSLSMFVTPQSDYWRISHYGFTVDDAPFFYTTYGGEFEAKVKISGNYKARFDQTGLMLRIDKENYIKAGIEFVDGKYNLSTVVTHKTSDWSVITLDKIPAAVWIKAVRRLDAVEVFYSFDDKNYIMMRNAHLQDNSPVMVGLMAACPDGTGFNATFENFKIKHLPDERRLKWLENNK, encoded by the coding sequence ATGAAGAGAATATTTTTAAGTTTTTGTGCCTTATTTATAATTAATAAAAGCTTTGCACAGACGTTAGAGAAAATGACATGGTTCAACGAACCTGAAAAATGGGAAATAAAAAACAACAGTTTATCGATGTTTGTAACTCCTCAAAGCGATTACTGGAGAATCTCACACTATGGTTTTACAGTTGATGATGCACCATTTTTCTATACAACTTATGGTGGTGAATTCGAAGCCAAAGTAAAAATATCCGGGAATTACAAAGCCAGGTTTGACCAGACGGGATTGATGCTGAGAATCGACAAGGAGAATTACATTAAAGCTGGAATTGAATTTGTAGACGGGAAATACAACCTAAGCACTGTTGTTACGCATAAAACCAGTGATTGGAGCGTAATAACTTTAGATAAAATACCGGCTGCAGTTTGGATAAAAGCCGTAAGAAGACTGGATGCTGTTGAAGTTTTTTATTCTTTTGATGATAAAAACTATATCATGATGCGAAATGCCCATCTTCAGGATAATTCTCCCGTGATGGTAGGTTTGATGGCAGCTTGTCCGGATGGAACAGGTTTTAATGCCACTTTCGAAAATTTCAAAATAAAGCATTTACCCGATGAGCGCCGTTTAAAATGGCTTGAAAACAACAAATAG
- a CDS encoding Na+/H+ antiporter — protein MIENFPFYLSLIIAIVLLIMLANKIKVAYPVLLVVAGLLISFIPNIPIIRIDPELIFIIFLPPLLYEAAWAISWKELWKWRRIIGSFAFVVVFLTATTVAFFANHFIPGFSLALGFLLGGIVSPPDAVSAGAILKFVKVPKRMSSILEGESLLNDASSLIIFRFAMIAVATGQFLWHDAVLSFSWMLVGGIGIGLLIGWLFMKGQKILPTDANMDTILTIVAPYLMYIAAEEVHSSGVLAVVSGGLLLSNNRHSFLSTSSRIRGINVWESLAFILNGLVFILIGLDLPEITADLEGVSISDAIGYGLLITLVLVVVRILSAYGAVIITLIARNYITVADTRNPGFKIPLLLGWTGMRGVVSLAAALSIPVKLYEGGPDFPQRNLVLFITFIVILTTLLVQGLTLPYLIRKVNISSFNDHLPDDEAENMIRREMANLTLDHLTNNYGELLEKSPFLKQIHEKWRGKVEEDSDLKLSSEAKEAYLDVLNAQRLWLIAQNHDEKQHFDEDLIRKHLMKIDLEEERILLIH, from the coding sequence ATGATAGAAAATTTCCCATTTTACTTATCCCTTATCATTGCCATTGTTTTACTCATTATGTTAGCCAATAAGATCAAGGTTGCATATCCTGTTTTACTTGTCGTCGCAGGTTTATTGATCAGTTTTATTCCTAACATTCCGATTATCAGAATCGATCCAGAACTGATCTTCATTATTTTTCTTCCACCTTTGCTTTATGAAGCAGCATGGGCAATTTCATGGAAAGAATTATGGAAATGGCGGCGGATTATAGGTAGTTTTGCTTTTGTTGTAGTATTTCTTACGGCAACTACAGTAGCTTTTTTTGCAAATCATTTTATTCCCGGATTTTCTCTGGCATTAGGATTTCTGTTGGGAGGAATTGTTTCTCCACCGGATGCTGTGAGTGCAGGTGCTATTTTGAAATTTGTAAAAGTACCCAAAAGAATGTCGTCAATCCTTGAGGGTGAAAGTCTTCTTAATGATGCTTCCTCACTGATAATTTTTCGTTTTGCGATGATTGCTGTGGCAACCGGGCAGTTTCTGTGGCATGATGCAGTTCTAAGTTTTTCTTGGATGCTTGTGGGAGGAATAGGAATAGGTTTGCTTATTGGCTGGTTATTCATGAAAGGACAGAAAATTCTGCCTACTGATGCCAATATGGATACAATTCTGACGATAGTTGCACCTTACTTAATGTATATTGCTGCTGAAGAAGTCCACAGTTCAGGGGTTTTGGCAGTGGTAAGCGGCGGTTTACTTTTATCAAATAACAGGCATAGCTTTTTAAGCACATCTTCCCGGATCAGGGGTATTAATGTCTGGGAAAGTCTGGCCTTTATTTTGAACGGATTGGTCTTTATTTTAATAGGATTAGATCTTCCGGAAATCACGGCAGATTTAGAAGGTGTAAGTATTTCTGATGCGATCGGTTATGGTTTATTAATTACTTTAGTATTGGTGGTTGTAAGGATTTTATCGGCTTATGGGGCTGTAATCATTACGTTGATTGCCAGAAACTATATTACTGTTGCAGATACAAGAAACCCCGGATTTAAAATCCCGCTTCTTCTTGGCTGGACGGGGATGAGAGGTGTGGTTTCACTGGCTGCGGCATTATCAATACCTGTTAAATTATATGAAGGAGGGCCAGATTTTCCTCAGAGAAATTTGGTGCTGTTCATTACCTTTATTGTCATTCTTACTACTTTATTGGTTCAGGGGCTTACGTTACCTTATTTAATCAGAAAAGTTAATATTTCTTCTTTCAACGATCATCTTCCCGATGATGAAGCGGAAAATATGATCCGTCGCGAAATGGCAAATCTTACTTTAGATCATTTAACAAATAATTACGGTGAATTACTGGAAAAAAGCCCATTTTTAAAACAGATTCACGAGAAATGGCGCGGAAAAGTCGAAGAAGATTCTGATCTTAAACTTTCCTCTGAAGCCAAAGAAGCTTATCTTGATGTTCTGAACGCTCAAAGATTATGGCTTATAGCACAGAATCATGATGAAAAGCAGCATTTTGATGAAGATCTTATCAGGAAACATCTCATGAAAATTGATTTGGAGGAAGAAAGAATTTTATTGATTCATTAA
- a CDS encoding epoxide hydrolase family protein, producing the protein MKTISNQKTKLATGILAFMAISGSAQISNQNITTETIKPFHASVSNDALKDLRQRINMTRWPSKETVTDQSQGVKLDQIQRLVKYWGTDYDWHKAEAKLNSFPQFTTNIDGLEIHFIHVRSKHKNAMPLIITHGWPGSVFEVLKAIDPLTNPTKYGGKAEDAFDVIIPSMPGYGFSGKPTEAGWGVEKMGQAWDILMKRLGYHHYVSQGGDWGAVVADAMGRQAPEDLLGIHVNMPATVPAEVAEVLKSGGNAPENLTEQEKAAFNSLNKLYTKGGGYAGMMVTRPQTLGYGLTDSPVALASFFLDKFNEWTYSGGNAEKSLTKDEMLDDITLYWLTNTANSSAQLYWENNNNNFNVVEQRTQEIKVPVAITVFPGEIYQAPKSWAEKAYPTLNYFNEVKKGGHFASWEEPQLFAEELRAAFRSLRK; encoded by the coding sequence ATGAAAACAATCAGCAATCAAAAAACAAAATTAGCAACAGGAATCCTAGCATTTATGGCGATTTCCGGATCTGCACAGATTTCAAACCAGAATATCACAACTGAAACAATAAAGCCTTTTCATGCAAGTGTTTCCAATGATGCTTTAAAAGATCTTCGCCAAAGAATCAACATGACAAGATGGCCTTCGAAAGAAACAGTGACAGATCAGTCTCAAGGTGTTAAGCTGGATCAGATTCAGAGGCTTGTAAAATATTGGGGAACAGATTATGACTGGCATAAAGCTGAGGCAAAATTAAATTCATTTCCACAGTTTACTACCAATATTGATGGTTTGGAAATTCATTTCATTCACGTTCGTTCAAAGCATAAAAACGCTATGCCTTTAATCATTACGCACGGTTGGCCGGGATCTGTTTTTGAGGTTTTAAAAGCAATTGATCCACTTACCAATCCTACAAAATACGGTGGAAAAGCTGAGGATGCATTTGATGTGATAATTCCTTCGATGCCGGGTTACGGATTTTCAGGAAAACCTACTGAAGCCGGTTGGGGCGTTGAAAAAATGGGGCAGGCGTGGGATATTTTAATGAAACGTTTGGGATACCATCATTATGTTTCTCAAGGTGGAGATTGGGGAGCGGTAGTTGCCGATGCAATGGGGCGTCAAGCTCCAGAAGACTTGCTGGGGATTCATGTAAATATGCCTGCAACCGTACCCGCAGAAGTTGCAGAAGTTTTAAAATCTGGTGGAAATGCTCCTGAAAATTTAACGGAACAAGAAAAAGCAGCCTTCAATTCTTTGAATAAATTGTATACAAAAGGTGGCGGTTATGCAGGAATGATGGTCACTCGTCCTCAAACTTTAGGATATGGTTTAACAGATTCTCCGGTTGCCTTGGCTTCATTTTTCTTAGATAAATTTAATGAATGGACATACAGCGGAGGAAATGCCGAAAAATCTTTAACTAAAGATGAAATGTTAGATGATATTACACTATATTGGTTAACGAACACAGCGAATTCTTCAGCGCAACTGTATTGGGAAAACAACAATAATAATTTTAACGTGGTGGAGCAGAGAACGCAGGAAATTAAAGTTCCTGTAGCAATTACAGTATTTCCGGGAGAAATTTATCAGGCTCCGAAATCTTGGGCAGAAAAAGCATATCCAACTTTAAATTATTTTAATGAAGTGAAAAAAGGCGGTCATTTTGCGTCTTGGGAAGAGCCACAGCTTTTTGCTGAAGAGCTTAGGGCAGCATTCAGATCTTTAAGAAAATAA
- a CDS encoding DUF4041 domain-containing protein — protein MEIVLIIIFFGLMLYAFSRSGKIKKEVIQKDLQIANLNKEINQLKIDISNNQADKRSLNDKIQRLRTELSNLQINKKAVEEKNIQLKNHNDALSKYQDIINVQVECEYLLKKAERDGLRLKEMAQSELDNAQFQSKESRRIAKEYIEKRTKEVELLYENAVRESQRIIDSAENKAEVIGGDAYRSLREANEIADRIKAMKNVIKGYGNEYIVPTYTLLDELAEDFGHKEAGENLKKLRQNNKLMITSRQAGICEYMDEYRRDIAIDFVIDAYNGKVETILASVKKDNYGILKQKMDDAFQLVNFNGEAFRKARISKVYHEARLEELKWAVVVQELRSQEQEEQRQIRDQIREEEKARKEYEKAIKDAEKEELTLKRLIEKAESQVARANEEQKLVFQQQLEELQSKLTVAEEKNQRAISMAQQTRSGNVYMISNVGSFGEDVYKIGMTRRLEPLDRVRELGDASVPFEFDVHAMIYADDAPALEKQLHRKFMKSQLNKINPRKEFFRLGINDIKNYIDHIGITCKWTLAAEAKQYRETLKLEEEMRTNKQLETEWEQYQEAVDPVTLEEAMVEE, from the coding sequence ATGGAAATTGTATTAATTATTATTTTCTTTGGTTTAATGCTTTATGCTTTCAGCAGATCAGGCAAAATCAAAAAAGAAGTCATTCAGAAAGATCTACAAATCGCTAATCTTAATAAGGAAATTAATCAATTAAAGATTGATATATCCAATAATCAAGCGGATAAAAGATCTTTAAATGACAAGATTCAAAGATTGAGAACAGAATTATCGAATCTTCAGATTAATAAAAAGGCTGTTGAAGAAAAAAATATTCAACTTAAAAATCACAACGATGCTTTAAGCAAATATCAGGATATTATTAATGTTCAGGTAGAATGTGAATATCTTTTAAAGAAAGCTGAAAGAGACGGTTTAAGATTAAAAGAAATGGCACAATCAGAATTAGATAATGCCCAGTTTCAATCAAAAGAATCTCGTAGAATTGCAAAAGAATACATTGAAAAAAGAACTAAAGAAGTTGAATTGTTATACGAAAATGCCGTAAGAGAATCTCAGAGAATCATTGATAGTGCTGAAAACAAAGCAGAAGTAATTGGTGGCGATGCATATCGAAGTTTAAGAGAAGCCAACGAAATTGCAGACAGGATTAAGGCAATGAAGAATGTTATTAAAGGATATGGAAATGAATATATTGTTCCTACTTACACTTTGTTGGATGAATTGGCTGAAGATTTCGGTCATAAAGAAGCTGGAGAAAATCTTAAAAAGCTCCGTCAGAATAATAAACTGATGATTACAAGCAGACAGGCGGGAATCTGCGAATATATGGATGAATACAGGAGAGATATTGCGATTGATTTTGTCATAGATGCCTATAACGGAAAAGTAGAAACGATTTTAGCTTCAGTAAAAAAAGATAATTATGGAATTCTTAAGCAGAAAATGGATGATGCATTTCAGTTAGTGAATTTTAACGGTGAAGCATTCAGAAAAGCTAGAATTTCCAAGGTTTATCATGAAGCTCGTTTGGAAGAATTGAAATGGGCGGTTGTTGTACAGGAATTGAGGTCTCAGGAACAGGAAGAGCAGCGACAAATTAGAGATCAGATCCGTGAAGAAGAAAAGGCAAGAAAGGAATATGAAAAAGCCATAAAAGATGCCGAAAAAGAAGAACTGACTTTAAAAAGATTAATCGAAAAGGCAGAATCTCAGGTTGCAAGAGCCAATGAAGAACAAAAATTGGTTTTCCAGCAGCAATTGGAAGAATTACAGAGTAAATTGACAGTAGCAGAAGAAAAAAACCAGCGGGCAATTTCGATGGCGCAACAGACAAGATCAGGAAATGTGTACATGATATCAAATGTAGGATCTTTCGGTGAAGATGTTTATAAAATAGGGATGACAAGACGTCTGGAACCATTGGATCGTGTTCGCGAATTGGGAGATGCGAGTGTTCCGTTTGAGTTTGATGTTCATGCAATGATTTATGCCGATGATGCTCCTGCTTTGGAAAAACAGCTTCACAGAAAATTTATGAAAAGTCAGCTTAATAAAATTAATCCTAGAAAAGAATTTTTCAGATTAGGAATTAATGATATTAAAAATTATATCGATCATATCGGAATCACCTGCAAATGGACTCTTGCAGCTGAAGCAAAACAATATCGCGAGACCTTGAAGCTGGAAGAGGAAATGAGAACCAATAAACAACTGGAAACAGAATGGGAACAATATCAGGAAGCAGTTGATCCCGTAACGTTGGAAGAAGCAATGGTTGAAGAATAA